A single Trypanosoma brucei gambiense DAL972 chromosome 9, complete sequence DNA region contains:
- a CDS encoding T. brucei spp.-specific protein: MEYRLVERKEENKKKKRQKIKIKIKEARRVGGICVAFLQRGRGGANINVYIFFASFCVCVCVCIWNVGNATQTLVMPFRKQVTFFLFNLILSFFFLFQLHHIVPQGGFFFFELWGSYFLKVKSQSPGCLRCELLKVFLLVVPSISACCLQSPILYEEYRTASLRGTVEFTPRCFTVRCVQRV, from the coding sequence ATGGAATATCGGTTAgtagagagaaaagaagaaaataaaaaaaagaaaaggcaaaaaataaaaataaaaataaaagaggcgAGGAGGGTGGGGGGAATTTGTGTCGCTTTCTTGCAACGAGGGAGGGGTGGCGCTaatataaatgtatatatattttttgcttccttttgtgtgtgtgtgtgcgtgtgtatttGGAACGTGGGGAATGCTACGCAGACTTTGGTGATGCCATTTCGCAAGCAAgttacttttttcctctttaatctcattttgtctttcttttttctttttcaactACACCATATCGTTCCCCAagggggattttttttttttgaactgTGGGGATCTTACTTTTTAAAGGTTAAAAGCCAATCTCCGGGGTGCTTAAGGTGTGAATTATTGAAGGTTTTTCTCCTTGTAGTTCCTTCCATTTCGGCCTGCTGTCTGCAGAGTCCCATACTCTACGAAGAGTACAGGACTGCGAGCCTACGTGGGACAGTGGAATTTACCCCGCGTTGTTTTACTGTTCGGTGTGTTCAACGTGTTTGA